Proteins encoded together in one Salmo trutta chromosome 3, fSalTru1.1, whole genome shotgun sequence window:
- the LOC115179100 gene encoding sterol regulatory element-binding protein cleavage-activating protein isoform X1, whose amino-acid sequence MAMDCIGSNDAFKLGILGSVVRRSLDAPRHSVLARPPDGRQLTPPPRMTVRERLREKISAAFYRHGLLCASYPVPIILFTSASILACCYPLLRLPLPGTGPVEFTTRVRDYTVPSHEPQGDLGERPDWYRGPPVAYIQQVLVKAAVSPWDSTLVPVDVFRSPLGRVFSLLEEIRNHVHNDGSGVKSLEALCLQVTDLLPGLRRMQTVLPEHGCLLVSPGNYWQNQRELFDSDPDLLKTVHQHEPKGLHTSATLRDLLFGVPVKHTGVSLYSRKRVVTYTITMVLGSYDARFLSSLRARLLQLHPSVNCSLREDHMVHVHFKEEIGMAELIPLVTTYIILFAYIYFSTRKIDMVKSKWGLALAAVVTVLSSLLMSVGLCTLFGLTPTLNGGEIFPYLVVVIGLENVLVLTKSVVSTPVDLEVKLRIAQGLSNESWSIMKNMATELCIILIGYFTLVPAIQEFCLFAVVGLVSDFFLQMFFFTTVLSIDIRRMELADLNRRLPAEAGMPPPKPGPLRPREAPPPPRPSPYTITLQTPAFRNLRLPKRLRVVYFLARTRLAQRFIMVGTVIWIGILAYTDPAGLRTYLAAQVSEQSPLGEGGAGGLPPHLGVAPVFPGPGGDPASTLSVIPAPAEPTQLPENQSQGHHGAPREGVPHQAQAPPLVPQISWGAEDEEGWRRLSFRHWPSLFSYYNITLAKRYISILPVIPVTLHLSPREAIETRHPQDTRHPPPPSLKTNELPADLTLYKVAALGLAAGVLLVLLLFCLYRVLCPRNYGQNGVAHGRRRRGDLPCDDYGYSPPISEISPLLLRGHSMDIECLASDGMLLASCCLAGQIRVWDAQTGDCLTVIPKHGLRRSSSSGCWEQRDGWDAVGVAEPENLGGGTESEGGVFDEDEGYPLRRRATPRPALFEDQPDLTPLIDTNFDSQPSSHLLLTPPRDGFDFGGLVEKAYLEHEPPSPGLTASYPSPSPPSGPPPQRRRSLGYIQPPAPQGQGTPDWDSAVWAMELRGNLIAAGRSSGKLELWDAVEGSLRCSNEDGVSGITALAFLNNRIVAARLDGSLDFFTVDINKPLGLLQYRGPPGRSNMPPSPCYSSEDVISCQLTRSVQCAHQKPITVLRAAAGRVVTGSQDHTVRVYRLEDSCCLFTLQGHSGGITAIYIDQTMVLASGGQDGAICLWDVLTGSRVSHVYGHRGDVTSLVCTTSCVISSGLDDLICIWDRSTGIKLYSIQQEVGCGASLGVISESLLVTGGQGCVSFWDLNFGDLLQTVYLGQSSDGQGVRQLVVLNNAAIVCDFGSELSLVYVPSVLEKLD is encoded by the exons ATGGCAATGGACTGTATAGGATCCAACGATGCCTTCAAACTGGGGATTTTAGGAAGCGTCGTTAGGAG GTCCCTGGATGCCCCACGGCACTCCGTCCTCGCCCGCCCCCCCGATGGCCGGCAGCTGACCCCGCCCCCCAGGATGACGGTGAGAGAGCGGCTGCGAGAGAAGATCTCGGCGGCGTTTTACCGCCATGGGCTGCTTTGCGCTTCCTATCCGGTGCCCATCATCCTCTTCACATCCGCCAGTATTCTCGCCTGCTG ttACCCCCTGCTGCGGCTGCCTCTGCCGGGGACTGGGCCGGTGGAGTTCACCACACGGGTCCGAGATTACACCGTCCCTTCCCATGAGCCCCAGGGAGACCTCGGCGAGCGGCCTGACTGG TATCGGGGTCCTCCGGTGGCCTACATTCAGCAGGTCCTGGTGAAGGCAGCTGTGTCTCCCTGGGACAGTACGCTGGTCCCTGTGGACGTGTTCCGCTCCCCACTGGGCCGCGTATTCAGCCTGCTGGAGGAGATCCGCAACCATGTACACAACGACGG TTCTGGGGTCAAGAGCTTGGAGGCGCTCTGCCTGCAGGTGACGGACCTGTTGCCGGGGTTACGGCGTATGCAGACAGTGCTGCCGGAGCACGGTTGTCTGCTGGTCTCCCCCGGCAACTACTGGCAGAACCAGCGGGAGCTGTTTGACTCTGACCCCGACCTGCTGAAGACCGTCCACCAGCACGAACCCAAAGGACTGCACACCTCGGCCACACTGAGAG acctgCTGTTTGGCGTCCCGGTGAAACACACAGGGGTGAGTCTTTACAGCAGGAAGAGGGTGGTCACCTACACCATCACCATGGTCCTGGGCAGCTACGACGCCAGGTTCCTGTCTAGCCTGCGGGCGCGTCTCCTCCAGCTGCACCCCTCGGTGAACTGCAGCCTGCGCGAGGACCACATGGTGCACGTGCACTTCAAGGAGGAGATAGGCATGGCCGAGCTCATCCCGCTGGTCACCACCTACATCATACTGTTCGCCTACATCTACTTCTCCACAC GTAAGATTGACATGGTGAAGTCAAAATGGGGCTTGGCGCTGGCTGCCGTGGTAACGGTGCTCAGCTCTCTGCTTATGTCTGTGGGGCTCTGCACCCTGTTCGGCCTGACGCCCACACTCAATGGAGg ggagaTCTTCCCCTATCTGGTGGTGGTGATAGGGCTGGAGAACGTCCTGGTTCTGACCAAGTCTGTGGTGTCCACCCCTGTTGACCTGGAGGTCAAACTACGCATCGCTCAGg GCCTTAGTAATGAGAGCTGGTCTATCATGAAGAACATGGCCACAGAGCTGTGCATCATCCTCATAGGATATTTCACCCTGGTGCCCGCTATCCAG GAGTTCTGTCTGTTTGCTGTGGTGGGTCTGGTGTCTGACTTCTTCCTTCAGATGTTTTTCTTCACCACAGTTCTTTCCATTGACATCCGACGCATggag ttggcCGATCTGAACCGGCGTCTTCCAGCCGAGGCAGGGATGCCCCCTCCCAAACCGGGCCCCCTGCGCCCTCGGGAGGCGCCTCCTCCCCCACGGCCCTCGCCCTACACCATCACCCTGCAGACGCCCGCCTTCAGGAACCTGCGTCTGCCCAAGAGGCTCCGTGTGGTCTACTTCCTGGCCCGCACGCGTCTGGCCCAGCGCTTCATCATG GTGGGTACAGTGATCTGGATTGGTATCCTGGCCTACACGGACCCCGCTGGCCTCCGTACCTACCTGGCAGCCCAGGTGTCTGAACAGAGTCCCCTGGGGGAGGGTGGGGCCGGGGGTCTGCCCCCCCACCTGGGAGTAGCCCCGGTCTTCCCTGGACCAGGAGGGGACCCCGCCAGCACCCTCAGTGTCATCCCTGCCCCCGCTGAACCCACCCAGCTTCCAGAGAACCAGTCCCAGGGCCACCACGGGGCCCCCAGGGAAGGAGTACCCCACCAGGCCCAGGCCCCACCCCTGGTGCCCCAGATCAGCTGGGGGGCGGAGGATGAGGAGGGCTGGAGGAGGCTGTCTTTCAGACACTGGCCCTCGCTCTTCAgctactataatattactctagcCAAGAG ATACATCAGCATCCTGCCTGTCATTCCCGTCACGCTTCACCTGAGCCCCCGGGAGGCCATCGAGACGCGCCACCCCCAGGACACACGCCACCCCCCGCCGCCCAGCCTCAAAACTAACGAGCTGCCCGCAGACCTCACGCTCTACAA ggTAGCAGCTCTGGGCCTGGCGGCAGGGGTTCTGCTGGTGCTGCTGCTCTTCTGTCTCTACCGGGTCCTCTGTCCCCGCAACTACGGCCAGAACGGCGTGGCCCACGGGCGCCGTCGCCGCGGTGACCTGCCCTGCGACGACTACGGCTACTCGCCACCCATCAGCGAGATCTCCCCCCTGCTGCTGCGTGGACACAGCATG GATATAGAGTGTCTGGCGAGTGACGGCATGCTGTTGGCCAGTTGTTGTCTGGCAGGACAGATCCGTGTGTGGGACGCTCAGACTGGAGACTGCCTCACTGTCATTCCTAAACatgg GCTGCGGCGGAGTAGCAGCAGTGGCTGCTGGGAGCAGCGGGATGGCTGGGACGCCGTGGGTGTGGCCGAACCTGAGAATCTGGGAGGCGGGACAGAATCAGAGGGCGGGGTTTTCGATGAGGATGAGGGCTACCCCCTCAGGCGGCGGGCCACCCCACGTCCTGCCCTCTTTGAGGACCAACCCGACCTCACCCCCCTCATCGACACCAACTTCGACTCCCAGccttcctcccacctcctcctcaccCCGCCCAGGGATGGCTTTGACTTCGGGGGGCTGGTGGAGAAGGCCTACCTGGAGCACGAGCCTCCCTCGCCGGGCCTCACTGCCTCCTACCCCTCCCCCTCACCCCCGTCGGGACCCCCTCCCCAGAGGAGACGCAGCCTGGGGTACATCCAGCCCCCTGCTCCACAGGGCCAGGGAACCCCGGACTGGGACAGCGCCGTGTGGGCCATGGAGCTCCGGGGGAACCTCATTGCTGCTGGGAGGAGCAGCGGCAAACTGGAG CTGTGGGACGCAGTGGAGGGCTCGTTACGCTGCAGTAATGAAGATGGCGTCTCGGGGATCACGGCCCTGGCCTTCCTCAACAACAGGATCGTGGCGGCCAGACTCGACGGCTCGCTAGACTTCTTCACTGTCGACATCAACAAGCCTCTGGGCTTACTGCAGTACAGAG GTCCCCCCGGGCGCAGTAACATGCCGCCCTCGCCCTGCTACAGCAGTGAGGATGTGATCTCATGCCAGCTGACGCGCTCGGTGCAGTGTGCCCACCAGAAACCCATCACGGTGCTGCGAGCCGCGGCCGGCAGAGTGGTCACGGGCAGCCAGGACCACACCGTCAGG GTGTATCGTCTGGAGGACTCATGCTGTCTCTTCACGCTCCAGGGCCACTCTGGGGGAATCACTGCCATCTACATAGACCAG ACCATGGTTCTGGCCAGTGGGGGGCAGGACGGAGCAATCTGTCTGTGGGATGTGCTGACGGGCAGCCGGGTCAGCCACGTGTACGGTCACCGCGGCGACGTGACCTCGCTGGTGTGCACCACATCGTGCGTGATCAGCAGCGGCCTCGACGACCTCATCTGCATCTGGGACCGCAGTACGGGCATCAAGCTCTACTCCATACAGCag GAGGTGGGCTGTGGTGCTAGTCTGGGGGTGATCTCTGAGTCTCTCCTGGTGACAGGGGGCCAGGGCTGTGTGTCCTTCTGGGACCTGAACTTCGGAGACCTCCTCCAGACGGTCTACCTGGGCCAGAGCAGCGACGGCCAGGGGGTCCGCCAGCTCGTGGTGCTGAACAACGCCGCCATCGTCTGCGACTTTGGCTCCGAGCTCAGCCTGGTCTACGTACCTTCGGTGCTGGAGAAGCTGGACTGA
- the LOC115179100 gene encoding sterol regulatory element-binding protein cleavage-activating protein isoform X3 — MTVRERLREKISAAFYRHGLLCASYPVPIILFTSASILACCYPLLRLPLPGTGPVEFTTRVRDYTVPSHEPQGDLGERPDWYRGPPVAYIQQVLVKAAVSPWDSTLVPVDVFRSPLGRVFSLLEEIRNHVHNDGSGVKSLEALCLQVTDLLPGLRRMQTVLPEHGCLLVSPGNYWQNQRELFDSDPDLLKTVHQHEPKGLHTSATLRDLLFGVPVKHTGVSLYSRKRVVTYTITMVLGSYDARFLSSLRARLLQLHPSVNCSLREDHMVHVHFKEEIGMAELIPLVTTYIILFAYIYFSTRKIDMVKSKWGLALAAVVTVLSSLLMSVGLCTLFGLTPTLNGGEIFPYLVVVIGLENVLVLTKSVVSTPVDLEVKLRIAQGLSNESWSIMKNMATELCIILIGYFTLVPAIQEFCLFAVVGLVSDFFLQMFFFTTVLSIDIRRMELADLNRRLPAEAGMPPPKPGPLRPREAPPPPRPSPYTITLQTPAFRNLRLPKRLRVVYFLARTRLAQRFIMVGTVIWIGILAYTDPAGLRTYLAAQVSEQSPLGEGGAGGLPPHLGVAPVFPGPGGDPASTLSVIPAPAEPTQLPENQSQGHHGAPREGVPHQAQAPPLVPQISWGAEDEEGWRRLSFRHWPSLFSYYNITLAKRYISILPVIPVTLHLSPREAIETRHPQDTRHPPPPSLKTNELPADLTLYKVAALGLAAGVLLVLLLFCLYRVLCPRNYGQNGVAHGRRRRGDLPCDDYGYSPPISEISPLLLRGHSMDIECLASDGMLLASCCLAGQIRVWDAQTGDCLTVIPKHGLRRSSSSGCWEQRDGWDAVGVAEPENLGGGTESEGGVFDEDEGYPLRRRATPRPALFEDQPDLTPLIDTNFDSQPSSHLLLTPPRDGFDFGGLVEKAYLEHEPPSPGLTASYPSPSPPSGPPPQRRRSLGYIQPPAPQGQGTPDWDSAVWAMELRGNLIAAGRSSGKLELWDAVEGSLRCSNEDGVSGITALAFLNNRIVAARLDGSLDFFTVDINKPLGLLQYRGPPGRSNMPPSPCYSSEDVISCQLTRSVQCAHQKPITVLRAAAGRVVTGSQDHTVRVYRLEDSCCLFTLQGHSGGITAIYIDQTMVLASGGQDGAICLWDVLTGSRVSHVYGHRGDVTSLVCTTSCVISSGLDDLICIWDRSTGIKLYSIQQEVGCGASLGVISESLLVTGGQGCVSFWDLNFGDLLQTVYLGQSSDGQGVRQLVVLNNAAIVCDFGSELSLVYVPSVLEKLD, encoded by the exons ATGACGGTGAGAGAGCGGCTGCGAGAGAAGATCTCGGCGGCGTTTTACCGCCATGGGCTGCTTTGCGCTTCCTATCCGGTGCCCATCATCCTCTTCACATCCGCCAGTATTCTCGCCTGCTG ttACCCCCTGCTGCGGCTGCCTCTGCCGGGGACTGGGCCGGTGGAGTTCACCACACGGGTCCGAGATTACACCGTCCCTTCCCATGAGCCCCAGGGAGACCTCGGCGAGCGGCCTGACTGG TATCGGGGTCCTCCGGTGGCCTACATTCAGCAGGTCCTGGTGAAGGCAGCTGTGTCTCCCTGGGACAGTACGCTGGTCCCTGTGGACGTGTTCCGCTCCCCACTGGGCCGCGTATTCAGCCTGCTGGAGGAGATCCGCAACCATGTACACAACGACGG TTCTGGGGTCAAGAGCTTGGAGGCGCTCTGCCTGCAGGTGACGGACCTGTTGCCGGGGTTACGGCGTATGCAGACAGTGCTGCCGGAGCACGGTTGTCTGCTGGTCTCCCCCGGCAACTACTGGCAGAACCAGCGGGAGCTGTTTGACTCTGACCCCGACCTGCTGAAGACCGTCCACCAGCACGAACCCAAAGGACTGCACACCTCGGCCACACTGAGAG acctgCTGTTTGGCGTCCCGGTGAAACACACAGGGGTGAGTCTTTACAGCAGGAAGAGGGTGGTCACCTACACCATCACCATGGTCCTGGGCAGCTACGACGCCAGGTTCCTGTCTAGCCTGCGGGCGCGTCTCCTCCAGCTGCACCCCTCGGTGAACTGCAGCCTGCGCGAGGACCACATGGTGCACGTGCACTTCAAGGAGGAGATAGGCATGGCCGAGCTCATCCCGCTGGTCACCACCTACATCATACTGTTCGCCTACATCTACTTCTCCACAC GTAAGATTGACATGGTGAAGTCAAAATGGGGCTTGGCGCTGGCTGCCGTGGTAACGGTGCTCAGCTCTCTGCTTATGTCTGTGGGGCTCTGCACCCTGTTCGGCCTGACGCCCACACTCAATGGAGg ggagaTCTTCCCCTATCTGGTGGTGGTGATAGGGCTGGAGAACGTCCTGGTTCTGACCAAGTCTGTGGTGTCCACCCCTGTTGACCTGGAGGTCAAACTACGCATCGCTCAGg GCCTTAGTAATGAGAGCTGGTCTATCATGAAGAACATGGCCACAGAGCTGTGCATCATCCTCATAGGATATTTCACCCTGGTGCCCGCTATCCAG GAGTTCTGTCTGTTTGCTGTGGTGGGTCTGGTGTCTGACTTCTTCCTTCAGATGTTTTTCTTCACCACAGTTCTTTCCATTGACATCCGACGCATggag ttggcCGATCTGAACCGGCGTCTTCCAGCCGAGGCAGGGATGCCCCCTCCCAAACCGGGCCCCCTGCGCCCTCGGGAGGCGCCTCCTCCCCCACGGCCCTCGCCCTACACCATCACCCTGCAGACGCCCGCCTTCAGGAACCTGCGTCTGCCCAAGAGGCTCCGTGTGGTCTACTTCCTGGCCCGCACGCGTCTGGCCCAGCGCTTCATCATG GTGGGTACAGTGATCTGGATTGGTATCCTGGCCTACACGGACCCCGCTGGCCTCCGTACCTACCTGGCAGCCCAGGTGTCTGAACAGAGTCCCCTGGGGGAGGGTGGGGCCGGGGGTCTGCCCCCCCACCTGGGAGTAGCCCCGGTCTTCCCTGGACCAGGAGGGGACCCCGCCAGCACCCTCAGTGTCATCCCTGCCCCCGCTGAACCCACCCAGCTTCCAGAGAACCAGTCCCAGGGCCACCACGGGGCCCCCAGGGAAGGAGTACCCCACCAGGCCCAGGCCCCACCCCTGGTGCCCCAGATCAGCTGGGGGGCGGAGGATGAGGAGGGCTGGAGGAGGCTGTCTTTCAGACACTGGCCCTCGCTCTTCAgctactataatattactctagcCAAGAG ATACATCAGCATCCTGCCTGTCATTCCCGTCACGCTTCACCTGAGCCCCCGGGAGGCCATCGAGACGCGCCACCCCCAGGACACACGCCACCCCCCGCCGCCCAGCCTCAAAACTAACGAGCTGCCCGCAGACCTCACGCTCTACAA ggTAGCAGCTCTGGGCCTGGCGGCAGGGGTTCTGCTGGTGCTGCTGCTCTTCTGTCTCTACCGGGTCCTCTGTCCCCGCAACTACGGCCAGAACGGCGTGGCCCACGGGCGCCGTCGCCGCGGTGACCTGCCCTGCGACGACTACGGCTACTCGCCACCCATCAGCGAGATCTCCCCCCTGCTGCTGCGTGGACACAGCATG GATATAGAGTGTCTGGCGAGTGACGGCATGCTGTTGGCCAGTTGTTGTCTGGCAGGACAGATCCGTGTGTGGGACGCTCAGACTGGAGACTGCCTCACTGTCATTCCTAAACatgg GCTGCGGCGGAGTAGCAGCAGTGGCTGCTGGGAGCAGCGGGATGGCTGGGACGCCGTGGGTGTGGCCGAACCTGAGAATCTGGGAGGCGGGACAGAATCAGAGGGCGGGGTTTTCGATGAGGATGAGGGCTACCCCCTCAGGCGGCGGGCCACCCCACGTCCTGCCCTCTTTGAGGACCAACCCGACCTCACCCCCCTCATCGACACCAACTTCGACTCCCAGccttcctcccacctcctcctcaccCCGCCCAGGGATGGCTTTGACTTCGGGGGGCTGGTGGAGAAGGCCTACCTGGAGCACGAGCCTCCCTCGCCGGGCCTCACTGCCTCCTACCCCTCCCCCTCACCCCCGTCGGGACCCCCTCCCCAGAGGAGACGCAGCCTGGGGTACATCCAGCCCCCTGCTCCACAGGGCCAGGGAACCCCGGACTGGGACAGCGCCGTGTGGGCCATGGAGCTCCGGGGGAACCTCATTGCTGCTGGGAGGAGCAGCGGCAAACTGGAG CTGTGGGACGCAGTGGAGGGCTCGTTACGCTGCAGTAATGAAGATGGCGTCTCGGGGATCACGGCCCTGGCCTTCCTCAACAACAGGATCGTGGCGGCCAGACTCGACGGCTCGCTAGACTTCTTCACTGTCGACATCAACAAGCCTCTGGGCTTACTGCAGTACAGAG GTCCCCCCGGGCGCAGTAACATGCCGCCCTCGCCCTGCTACAGCAGTGAGGATGTGATCTCATGCCAGCTGACGCGCTCGGTGCAGTGTGCCCACCAGAAACCCATCACGGTGCTGCGAGCCGCGGCCGGCAGAGTGGTCACGGGCAGCCAGGACCACACCGTCAGG GTGTATCGTCTGGAGGACTCATGCTGTCTCTTCACGCTCCAGGGCCACTCTGGGGGAATCACTGCCATCTACATAGACCAG ACCATGGTTCTGGCCAGTGGGGGGCAGGACGGAGCAATCTGTCTGTGGGATGTGCTGACGGGCAGCCGGGTCAGCCACGTGTACGGTCACCGCGGCGACGTGACCTCGCTGGTGTGCACCACATCGTGCGTGATCAGCAGCGGCCTCGACGACCTCATCTGCATCTGGGACCGCAGTACGGGCATCAAGCTCTACTCCATACAGCag GAGGTGGGCTGTGGTGCTAGTCTGGGGGTGATCTCTGAGTCTCTCCTGGTGACAGGGGGCCAGGGCTGTGTGTCCTTCTGGGACCTGAACTTCGGAGACCTCCTCCAGACGGTCTACCTGGGCCAGAGCAGCGACGGCCAGGGGGTCCGCCAGCTCGTGGTGCTGAACAACGCCGCCATCGTCTGCGACTTTGGCTCCGAGCTCAGCCTGGTCTACGTACCTTCGGTGCTGGAGAAGCTGGACTGA